A region of Octopus sinensis unplaced genomic scaffold, ASM634580v1 Contig06834, whole genome shotgun sequence DNA encodes the following proteins:
- the LOC115227665 gene encoding HIV Tat-specific factor 1 homolog, whose amino-acid sequence MAMYQMNYGYPQTQVSNEIEQPDTAINQQEIDNPKEIAKKRSNHKKKEVEKLGDIDQHLLDVLGKDEIGGCPINPVNTGIKRSANQDWFEVNDENNKSVYVSNLPKDITLDEFEELMKKYGLIAKDLLSNKLKIRLYTTKEGINKGDGLCTYIRIESVTLALNILNDYNFNGNLIKVERAKFEKKENFDPSKRPRKLTKKEKKRLKGREEKYI is encoded by the exons ATGGCTATGTACCAAATGAACTACGGATATCCACAAACACAAGTATCGAATGAAATTGAACAGCCCGATACTGCTATAAATCAACAAGAAATAGACAACCCCAAAGAGAT TGCGAAGAAACGGTCGAATCATAAAAAGAAGGAAGTAGAAAAATTAGGAGACATTGACCAACATTTGCTTGATGTGTTGGGAAAAGATGAAATTGGTGGGTGTCCGATAAATCCTGTGAATACTGGGATCAAACGAAGTGCAAATCAGG ACTGGTTTGAAGTAAATGATGAAAACAACAAAAGTGTTTATGTTAGCAACCTGCCAAAAGATATCACTTTGGATGAATTTGAAGAATTAATGAAGAAATATGGACTTATTGCCAAAGATTTACtgtcaaataaactaaaaatacgCTTATATACTACCAAGGAAGGAATTAACAAGGGAGATGGACTCTGTACATACATAAGG attgaGTCAGTGACACTTGCCTTGAATATTTTGAATGATTATAATTTCAACGGGAATTTGATTAAAGTAGAGAGAGCAAAAttcgaaaagaaagaaaattttgacCCCTCAAAGCGACCTCGAAAACTcaccaaaaaagagaaaaaacgtcTTAAAGGGCGGGaagaaaagtatatttaa